One Salminus brasiliensis chromosome 5, fSalBra1.hap2, whole genome shotgun sequence DNA segment encodes these proteins:
- the med1l gene encoding mediator of RNA polymerase II transcription subunit 1-like yields the protein MARNTLSWSSMGVVKHTTRHLICMETKTYMSDLYSKYAEKPWSETFQLVRRCMDKTRADPKPCEPVMRCQKKLNEALNVASVNAMVTRLEMIAQQRGLGSHRSPTETACYLTADLFYLEVLLLPGGGVEDVKVAQHGEAPESNASLCQLLRNKKFEEFSLKLEDLACLYNIPGDSDTKIKVYTSLQHLQKDLLKISNLPRRLIENDVHVDMVLNGRIGNFMPCKEGNPMSIQYYISPSDILMEMFCPGEGSRGQVAMVVVGASGTTHRLQMESLIPTPPQVDSLGLPVFRPLSEVSAEPLPAFFLLKLQPPLPVLNSFIQKMNQITDVTPEADLQGEPLFQLIKKASLAEKTWKSSCDEDIHCYVTLPDAELHSYVFCGAEWECDSWKGAQIHAVPFIHPAHVPALLEILRHQSVINVLLASCIASPEHQPGLAYDLNCEVLPESGCSFSVTFSLLDSDSLAVLLVSVVDCRQVQCRLLMAGLVDPSLDDYISRVLTRCMSIPITMRAVRKRIATLRPPAPLFPEPACVLKAESSPSPMEEDGLPSPPGHYVMSVAAAPAVDGANTDAVANPSPCASVSVYSHWGASSLPAELI from the exons ATGGCCCGTAACACTCTTTCATGGAGTTCCATGGGTGTGGTTAAACACACCACCAGGCATCTTATCTGTATGGAGACA AAGACCTACATGTCAGACTTGTACTCCAAATATGCTGAGAAGCCGTGGAGTGAGACGTTTCAACTGGTGCGTAGATGCATG GACAAAACTCGAGCAGACCCAAAGCCCTGTGAGCCAGTTATGAGGTGCCAAAAGAAACTTAATGAAGCTCTAAATG TGGCCTCAGTCAATGCCATGGTGACCAGGTTGGAGATGATTGCCCAACAGAGAGG ACTGGGTTCCCACCGGAGTCCCACAGAAACTGCATGCTATCTGACTGCAGATCTGTTCTACCTGGAGGTGCTCCTGCTGCCTGGGGGAGGGGTGGAGGATGTGAAGGTAGCCCaacatggtgaagctccagag TCAAATGCATCACTTTGTCAGTTGCTAAG AAATAAGAAATTTGAAGAATTCTCACTCAAGTTGGAGGATCTTGCTTGTCTCTACAACATACCAGGAGACAG TGATACAAAGATAAAAGTGTATACATCCCTTCAGCATCTGCAAAAAGACCTACTCAAGATCTCCAATTTACCAAG ACGTTTGATCGAGAACGATGTCCATGTTGACATGGTTCTGAATGGCAGAATTGGGAACTTCATGCCTTGCAAAGAAG GAAACCCAATGAGCATCCAGTACTATATCAGCCCCTCTGACATTCTGATGGAGATGTTCTGTCCAG GTGAAGGCAGTCGTGGCCAGGTTGCCATGGTAGTGGTAGGTGCCAGTGGCACTACACACAGGTTGCAGATGGAGTCTCTGATCCCCACTCCCCCTCAAGTCGACTCGCTGGG GCTCCCTGTGTTCAGGCCGCTGTCTGAAGTGAGTGCCGAGCCACTCCCAGCCTTCTTCCTTCTCAAACTCCAGCCCCCACTTCCAGTGCTCAACTCCTTCATCCAGAAGATGAACCAAATCACAG ATGTTACACCAGAGGCTGACCTGCAGGGGGAGCCATTATTCCAGTTAATCAAGAAGGCCAGTCTAGCAGAAAAGACCTGGAAGAGCTCATGTGATGAAGATATTCACTGTTATGTG ACTCTGCCAGATGCTGAGCTGCATAGCTATGTGTTCTGTGGTGCTGAATGGGAGTGTGACTCGTGGAAAGGAGCTCAAATTCATGCAGTTCCCTTCATCCATCCGGCCCACGTGCCAGCCTTACTGGAGATTCTCCGCCATCAGTCAGTCATCAATGTCCTATTAGCAAGCTGCATCGCCAGTCCTGAGCACCAACCAG GTCTAGCATATGATCTAAACTGTGAAGTTCTGCCGGAGTCTGGCTGCAGCTTTTCTGTGACCTTCAGCCTCCTGGATAGCGACTCACTGGCTGTTT TGCTGGTCTCTGTAGTGGACTGTCGTCAAGTGCAGTGCAGACTCCTTATGGCTGGTTTAGTAGATCCATCTCTAGATGACTACATCTCCAGAGTCCTCACACG GTGCATGTCCATCCCCATCACCATGAGAGCCGTACGGAAGAGGATTGCCACCTTGAGGCCTCCAGCCCCCCTTTTCCCTGAACCTGCCTGTGTCCTTAAGGCTGAAAGCTCTCCCTCT CCCATGGAGGAGGATGGCCTCCCTTCTCCTCCTGGTCACTACGTCATGTCTGTGGCTGCCGCCCCTGCGGTTGATGGTGCTAATACAGATGCGGTTGCTAACCCTTCCCCGTGTGCCTCTGTGAGTGTCTATTCACACTGGGGAGCCAGCAGCCTCCCAGCAGAGCTGATTTAG